In a genomic window of Brettanomyces nanus chromosome 1, complete sequence:
- a CDS encoding uncharacterized protein (BUSCO:EOG093431TD), translating into MTPSAIFKDDQTFSEYEGSMHDLDFVNHKLSVNLDSTNAFEGPEKLLEIWFSPSSDDLPDGWPRDGLRHIPLSGIECMLDDVNCKILSKISSPDMDAYLLSESSLFVFIHKMILKTCGTTTTLFSLEPILKLVQKYCHYSAADFRDIYRVFYSRRMLMFPDRQNDVHKCWHNEMLWLDKYFPACTADSYIVGNLVTDHWHFYMNCGNHAHSPINSSTELDETLEILMTDIDSHSAGVFEMCQYSGKFPNMNPETEDYGHILGKKMMHLMQLDKIIDAKSVKHDAFAFTPCGFSSNTIIEDKYYCTLHITPERGWSYASFETNYMGGSKQKLINKVIQALKPGKFFLSFVKESKNPNSLNLAIDQIRDISIQGYRRDDRIIYDMKFNYCLLYCYFVKK; encoded by the coding sequence ATGACTCCATCCGCTATATTTAAGGATGACCAAACTTTCAGCGAGTACGAAGGTTCTATGCATGATCTTGATTTTGTCAATCATAAACTCTCAGTGAATTTGGATTCCACAAATGCCTTTGAAGGCCCGGAAAAATTACTTGAAATATGgttttctccttcttctgacGATTTACCGGATGGATGGCCTCGTGATGGCTTAAGACATATTCCTCTCAGTGGAATTGAATGTATGCTCGATGATGTCAATTGCAAAATTTTATCCAAGATTTCATCACCTGATATGGATGCTTATTTGCTCTCTGAATCATCGCTTTTTGTGTTCATTCACAAAATGATTCTTAAGACCTGTGGGACTACAACCACCTTATTTTCCCTAGAGCCCATACTAAAATTGGTTCAAAAGTACTGTCATTACTCTGCCGCAGATTTCAGAGACATCTACAGAGTGTTTTATTCCAGGAGAATGCTTATGTTTCCTGATCGGCAGAATGATGTTCATAAATGCTGGCACAACGAGATGTTATGGCTTGACAAATATTTTCCTGCATGTACTGCTGATTCATATATCGTTGGTAATTTGGTTACGGATCATTGGCACTTCTACATGAACTGTGGAAATCATGCTCATTCCCCGATAAATAGCTCGACAGAGTTGGATGAAACTTTGGAGATTCTGATGACAGATATAGATTCTCATTCTGCAGGAGTTTTTGAGATGTGTCAGTATTCAGGAAAATTCCCTAACATGAATCCAGAAACTGAGGATTATGGTCATATTTtgggaaagaaaatgatgCATCTAATGCAACTGGATAAGATAATAGATGCTAAGTCTGTCAAACATGATGCGTTTGCATTTACGCCTTGTGGATTCTCCTCAAACACCATCATAGAGGATAAATATTACTGTACCCTTCACATTACCCCAGAACGAGGATGGTCTTATGCTTCATTTGAAACCAATTATATGGGGGGTAGCAAACAaaagttgatcaataaGGTAATCCAGGCATTAAAGCCAGGCAAGTTCTTTCTATCCTTTGTcaaagaatcaaagaaTCCCAATTCTCTTAACCTTGCAATCGATCAAATTAGGGACATCTCCATTCAGGGCTATAGACGAGATGATAGAATCATCTACGACATGAAATTCAATTATTGTCTTCTTTACTGCTACTTTGTAAAGAAATGA